The Nocardioides panzhihuensis genome has a segment encoding these proteins:
- a CDS encoding PH domain-containing protein: MNLFGVDISKHLLRDEGEVVVDEVTHHWVSYIRSVLEVILGLALMIVAATINMNVAWIIVLLAFGLVGHAFWRALVVSRDRFVVTNMRIFRVHGVLSSELATMPLARVLDITVKQSFTGQILNYGHFVFESAAQEQGLNNIYFVGRPNERDLTIQRVVQRAGLRGSV, encoded by the coding sequence CCTTCTGCGTGACGAAGGTGAGGTCGTCGTCGACGAGGTGACCCATCACTGGGTCTCCTACATCAGGTCGGTGCTGGAGGTGATCCTCGGGCTGGCGCTGATGATCGTGGCGGCGACGATCAACATGAACGTCGCCTGGATCATCGTGCTGCTCGCCTTCGGGCTGGTCGGGCACGCGTTCTGGCGGGCGCTGGTGGTCAGCCGGGACCGGTTCGTGGTCACCAACATGCGCATCTTCCGCGTCCACGGTGTGCTCTCGAGCGAGCTGGCGACGATGCCGCTGGCGCGAGTCCTCGACATCACCGTGAAGCAGTCGTTCACCGGCCAGATCCTCAACTACGGCCACTTCGTCTTCGAGTCGGCCGCCCAGGAGCAGGGGCTCAACAACATCTACTTCGTCGGCCGGCCGAACGAGCGAGACCTGACCATCCAGCGCGTCGTCCAGCGTGCCGGACTGCGCGGCAGTGTCTGA
- a CDS encoding co-chaperone YbbN, with protein MTQQPFSRPGAVDLSGLASTTPAQDASFGGPADAAPAQGRSVGSYTVEVDEQLFQSVLEASMTAPVVLVFYSASRAPESVTYAGDVSAVVEEYDGRFLVGLVDIDKNPQIAQALQVPQVPLLYILLDGRPVTQPILGALNLEELRTVFQQLGQQLTTQGIGGRHKPNALGGAAATEEGAEPAMDPRYAPAQDALERGDIDAAVVEYEKLIASNPADSEAVAGLAMAKVLQRTQGVDLNAARAAAAAAPDDVDAQTLVADLDLLGGHVEDAFIRLIELVRRTSEDERNQAREHLLGLFAAVGNDDERVLKGRQSLASALF; from the coding sequence ATGACGCAGCAGCCGTTCTCCCGCCCCGGAGCCGTCGACCTCTCCGGACTCGCCAGCACCACTCCCGCACAGGACGCCTCGTTCGGCGGTCCGGCCGATGCGGCTCCCGCCCAGGGGCGCAGCGTCGGCTCCTATACCGTCGAGGTCGACGAGCAGCTCTTCCAGTCGGTTCTCGAGGCTTCGATGACCGCTCCGGTCGTCCTGGTCTTCTACTCGGCCTCCCGTGCCCCCGAGAGCGTCACCTATGCGGGCGACGTCTCGGCGGTCGTGGAGGAGTACGACGGCCGGTTCCTCGTCGGCCTGGTCGACATCGACAAGAACCCGCAGATCGCGCAGGCGCTGCAGGTGCCCCAGGTGCCGCTGCTCTACATCCTGCTCGACGGCCGACCGGTCACCCAGCCGATCCTGGGTGCGCTCAACCTCGAGGAGCTGCGTACGGTCTTCCAGCAGCTCGGGCAGCAGCTCACCACCCAGGGGATCGGCGGGCGGCACAAGCCCAACGCCCTCGGTGGCGCCGCGGCGACCGAGGAGGGCGCCGAGCCGGCGATGGACCCGCGCTACGCCCCCGCGCAGGACGCGCTGGAGCGCGGAGACATCGACGCGGCGGTGGTCGAGTACGAGAAGCTGATCGCCTCCAACCCCGCTGACTCCGAGGCTGTCGCCGGACTGGCGATGGCCAAGGTCCTGCAGCGTACGCAGGGCGTCGACCTCAACGCGGCCCGTGCGGCGGCAGCGGCCGCGCCCGACGACGTCGACGCGCAGACCCTGGTCGCCGACCTGGACCTGCTCGGCGGCCACGTCGAGGACGCCTTCATCCGGCTGATCGAGCTGGTGCGGCGTACGTCCGAGGACGAGCGCAACCAGGCGCGCGAGCACCTGCTGGGCCTCTTCGCCGCCGTCGGCAACGACGACGAGCGAGTGCTCAAGGGTCGTCAGTCGCTGGCTTCCGCGCTGTTCTGA
- a CDS encoding NUDIX hydrolase, with translation MSEPETTTVAEGVARIEWAAGESVDVVRREVAAALLTHHRVEALIDPVDPAEQRTATWSGLHREGLLRGVSGGEDRMIYARVASDAPVEAPEGFRALLNSFLPRKRAIGQMLVRDPEDRVLMCQLTYKKDWDLPGGIVEVGESPKLATTREIEEELALLIPAGDLLLTDWLPPWGGWDDAICLVFDGGIRPSSIIEQATLQPREIRSVAFCTLDEVRDRAADFTARRVEAALAALRGGRGYTESGRA, from the coding sequence GTGAGCGAGCCAGAGACGACGACGGTGGCGGAGGGCGTTGCCCGGATCGAGTGGGCCGCGGGCGAGTCCGTCGATGTCGTACGCCGCGAGGTGGCCGCCGCGCTGCTCACCCACCATCGGGTGGAGGCGCTGATCGACCCGGTCGACCCTGCTGAACAGCGCACCGCGACCTGGTCGGGTCTCCACCGTGAGGGCCTGCTCCGGGGTGTGTCGGGCGGCGAGGACCGGATGATCTACGCCCGGGTGGCGAGCGATGCGCCGGTGGAGGCCCCCGAGGGCTTCCGGGCGCTGCTCAACTCGTTCCTTCCGCGCAAGCGCGCGATCGGGCAGATGCTGGTGCGCGACCCCGAGGACCGGGTCCTGATGTGCCAGCTGACCTACAAGAAGGACTGGGACCTGCCCGGCGGGATCGTGGAGGTCGGCGAGTCGCCGAAGCTGGCGACCACCCGCGAGATCGAGGAGGAGCTCGCCCTCCTGATCCCCGCCGGCGACCTGCTCCTCACCGACTGGCTGCCGCCCTGGGGCGGCTGGGACGACGCCATCTGCCTCGTCTTCGACGGCGGCATCCGTCCTTCCTCGATCATCGAGCAGGCCACCCTCCAGCCGCGCGAGATCCGCTCAGTGGCGTTCTGCACCCTCGACGAGGTCCGCGACCGGGCCGCCGACTTCACCGCCCGCCGGGTCGAGGCCGCTCTCGCCGCGCTGCGGGGCGGCCGCGGCTACACCGAGTCGGGGCGGGCGTAG
- a CDS encoding LysR family transcriptional regulator, protein MIDLAAVVALRAVDTHGSVVAAAEALGFTPSAVSQQVKRLERQVGVPLLERIGRGVTLTHAGRHLVEEGSRLLADMESLESGLHEQATTVAGRLRLTAFSTAMRGLIAPVAGALRTAHPELVLTLSEREPWDTVGLVATGHSEIGVVHSWGDVPLSIPDHLVTTELHRDIADVIAHRDHPLAQLAKVTPHDLVAEDWIATPEGTICRQWLNRMYAGTGHLPRIAHVSMEFDSHLALVRAGLGIALVPRLGRAVLGEDLVAVRVVDPVPTREILALHRRTMAASPAVTAVLSALAAQPATPAQNSAEASD, encoded by the coding sequence ATGATCGATCTTGCCGCCGTGGTCGCCCTCCGCGCCGTCGACACCCACGGGTCGGTGGTCGCGGCCGCCGAGGCCCTCGGCTTCACCCCCAGTGCCGTGTCCCAGCAGGTCAAGCGGCTCGAGCGGCAGGTGGGCGTGCCGCTCTTGGAGCGGATCGGGCGCGGCGTGACGCTCACCCATGCCGGGCGGCATCTGGTCGAGGAGGGGTCGCGGCTGCTCGCCGACATGGAGTCGCTGGAGTCAGGGCTGCACGAGCAGGCCACGACCGTGGCCGGCCGGCTGCGACTGACCGCCTTCTCGACCGCGATGCGCGGGCTGATCGCGCCGGTCGCCGGCGCGCTCCGCACCGCGCACCCCGAGCTCGTCCTCACCCTCTCCGAGCGGGAGCCGTGGGACACCGTCGGGCTGGTCGCCACCGGCCACAGCGAGATCGGCGTGGTGCACTCCTGGGGCGACGTACCTCTCTCCATCCCGGACCATCTCGTCACCACCGAGCTCCACCGCGACATCGCCGACGTGATCGCCCATCGCGACCATCCGCTGGCCCAGCTCGCCAAAGTGACGCCGCACGACCTCGTCGCCGAGGACTGGATCGCGACGCCCGAGGGCACGATCTGCCGGCAGTGGCTGAACCGGATGTACGCCGGGACCGGTCACCTGCCCCGGATCGCGCACGTCTCGATGGAGTTCGACAGCCACCTGGCGTTGGTACGAGCCGGCCTCGGGATCGCGCTCGTCCCCCGCCTCGGACGGGCAGTGCTGGGCGAGGACCTGGTCGCCGTACGTGTCGTCGACCCGGTCCCCACCCGCGAGATCCTCGCGTTGCACCGGCGCACGATGGCCGCCTCTCCGGCGGTCACCGCGGTGCTCTCGGCCTTGGCCGCTCAGCCGGCCACGCCGGCTCAGAACAGCGCGGAAGCCAGCGACTGA